A single Mercenaria mercenaria strain notata chromosome 9, MADL_Memer_1, whole genome shotgun sequence DNA region contains:
- the LOC123548105 gene encoding uncharacterized protein LOC123548105 codes for MKVKLLLVILIDAVTSHYYYYHGDDRGRPRQHYRAFIYARPYHTAGVLPYLEDSYDSGLPGYIGVRLGSYRRIDDRYLGRYRYEYPYETSGYRGIEADRYTDIASDRYHHFDSNNYLGYDRYHELGTARRYDFWDYTDRYGQDRTPHYYRGSGFRNRGYLGHGDSAYNGSGHRRYIDYDNNANNRLRNSRYHGYTNDVNNNIRDVGYGSYNPAFSRDGSSRNDILENIISRKQDSAKNLLNVRENLADRARSTRQDAAEIRRNVRQKIRGTNRNKRENRMEKRFTPV; via the coding sequence ATGAAAGTTAAATTACTCCTTGTCATCCTAATTGATGCAGTCACCTCACATTACTATTATTACCATGGTGACGACCGCGGTAGACCAAGGCAACATTACAGAGCTTTTATTTATGCCCGACCTTATCACACAGCGGGAGTGCTACCATATTTGGAGGATTCATATGATTCAGGCCTTCCAGGATATATAGGTGTTCGATTAGGGAGTTACCGTAGAATTGATGATAGATACCTTGGCCGTTACAGATATGAATACCCATATGAAACAAGCGGCTATCGTGGTATTGAAGCAGACAGGTATACTGATATTGCATCCGACAGATACCATCACTTTGATAGTAACAATTACCTTGGTTATGATAGATACCATGAATTAGGAACTGCCAGACGCTATGATTTCTGGGATTATACTGATCGTTATGGACAAGACAGAACACCTCATTATTATAGGGGTTCTGGTTTTCGAAATAGAGGATACTTGGGTCATGGTGACAGTGCATACAATGGTTCAGGACACAGAAGATACATTGATTATGACAACAATGCAAACAACCGTTTAAGAAATAGCAGATACCATGGTTATACAAACGATGTAAATAATAACATAAGAGACGTAGGTTACGGGTCTTACAATCCTGCATTTTCACGCGATGGCAGCAGCCGTAATGATATCTTGGAAAACATCATTAGTCGCAAGCAAGATAGCGCAAAAAACCTCCTTAATGTCAGAGAGAACCTTGCAGACAGGGCCCGTAGTACAAGACAAGACGCGGCAGAAATCCGCCGCAATGTGAGACAAAAAATCCGAGGTACAAACAGAAATAAAAGGGAAAACCGAATGGAAAAGAGATTTACTCCAGTGTGA
- the LOC123548106 gene encoding uncharacterized protein LOC123548106 — MKVLLLLVVLIDAATSHYYYYHGDDLGIPRQHYRPFIFARPYHTAGVAPYFENSYDSGHPGYRGSRLGSHRRLDAGYLDYSRRNPYETSGYRGIGADSYLDIAYNRYRNFDSNIYPDYESDIYRDFETDRHYNFGDYSDRYGQDRAPRNYRRSGFRNSRYLGNGDGTYIGLGNRRNIDYYNEASSDLRNIRDRGYRNDAYNDIRESGYPNAGDGAYSPTDLRDRGSPTEIWKNNINRRQDIAENVRNARKNFAENVSGRRQDATESLRSARKDIREINRGIMKSRIENGLTPV, encoded by the coding sequence ATGAAGGTTTTATTACTACTTGTAGTCCTAATTGATGCAGCTACCTCACACTACTATTATTACCATGGTGACGACCTGGGTATACCAAGGCAACATTACAGACCTTTTATCTTTGCCCGACCTTATCACACAGCGGGAGTGGCACCATATTTTGAGAATTCATATGATTCAGGACATCCAGGATATAGAGGTAGCCGATTAGGGAGTCACCGTAGGCTTGATGCTGGATACCTTGACTACTCCAGACGCAACCCATATGAAACAAGCGGATATCGTGGTATTGGAGCAGACAGTTATCTTGATATTGCGTACAATAGATACcgtaactttgatagtaacatttACCCTGATTATGAAAGTGATATATACCGTGATTTTGAAACTGACAGACACTATAATTTCGGGGATTATTCTGATCGTTACGGACAAGATAGAGCACCCCGTAATTATAGGCGTTCTGGTTTTCGAAATAGTAGATACTTGGGTAATGGTGACGGTACATACATTGGTTTAGGAAATAGAAGAAACATAGACTATTACAACGAGGCTAGCAGTGATTTAAGAAATATAAGAGACCGTGGTTATAGAAACGATGCATATAATGACATAAGAGAGAGCGGGTACCCTAATGCAGGTGACGGTGCATACAGTCCTACAGATTTACGCGATAGAGGCAGCCCTACTGAAATCTGGAAAAACAACATTAATCGCAGGCAAGATATCGCAGAAAATGTTCGTAATGCTAGAAAAAACTTTGCAGAGAACGTCAGTGGTAGGAGACAAGACGCGACAGAATCCCTCCGCAGTGCGAGAAAAGACATCCGAGAAATAAACAGGGGTATAATGAAAAGTAGGATAGAAAACGGATTAACTCCTGTATGA